In Thermomonas paludicola, the following are encoded in one genomic region:
- the pgi gene encoding glucose-6-phosphate isomerase yields MRQLLDGLGAHARRLSSTTLPALIAADPARAHEFALRSGPLYANFARQRYDRAALDALFAIAERAELGDAMQQLLGGDTVNHTEGRAALHGALRGTTARSAFALAARAQAVSAQLRMRELIDALAATRVTDIVSVGIGGSDLGPRLIVDALAQPDARFRVHFISNVDGNAARRVLAGLDPARTAGIVISKTFGTQETLLNGGILRDWLGDDTRLHAVSTNAQRVAEFGIPPERTLPMWDWVGGRYSLWSAVGFPIALALGMERFEALLAGAAALDAHALEAPLRQNIAVWHALTAVWNRNGLHAATQAVLPYDDRLKLLPSYLQQLVMESLGKRVRLDGSEVELETVPVWWGGAGTDTQHSFFQALHQGTQIVPADFIGVRQADHPHAANHAALLANLLAQTEALANGQDSDDPHRRYPGGRPSTLLLLDALTPETLGMLIALYEHSVYLQSVLWGINAFDQFGVELGKQVANRLLPALRGETEAGDPVTRALLAELRD; encoded by the coding sequence ATGCGCCAACTGCTGGATGGTCTGGGTGCACATGCACGGCGGCTGTCCAGCACCACGTTGCCGGCGTTGATTGCCGCGGATCCGGCGCGTGCGCACGAGTTCGCCCTGCGCAGCGGCCCGCTGTACGCCAACTTCGCGCGCCAGCGTTATGACCGCGCCGCGCTGGATGCCCTGTTTGCCATCGCCGAACGCGCCGAGCTGGGCGATGCGATGCAGCAGCTGCTGGGCGGTGACACGGTCAATCACACCGAGGGTCGCGCTGCCCTGCACGGCGCCCTGCGCGGCACGACCGCGCGCTCGGCCTTTGCCCTGGCGGCACGCGCGCAAGCGGTGTCCGCGCAGCTGCGGATGCGGGAACTGATCGACGCATTGGCGGCCACCCGCGTGACCGACATCGTCAGCGTCGGCATCGGCGGCTCCGACCTGGGCCCGCGCCTGATCGTCGATGCGCTGGCGCAGCCGGATGCGCGCTTCCGCGTGCACTTCATTTCCAATGTCGATGGCAATGCGGCGCGCCGCGTGCTGGCCGGGCTGGATCCCGCGCGAACCGCCGGCATCGTCATTTCCAAGACCTTCGGCACCCAGGAAACCTTGCTCAATGGCGGCATCCTGCGTGACTGGCTGGGCGATGACACGCGCCTGCATGCGGTCAGCACCAATGCCCAGCGCGTTGCCGAGTTCGGCATTCCGCCCGAGCGCACCCTGCCGATGTGGGACTGGGTTGGCGGGCGCTATTCGCTGTGGTCGGCAGTGGGTTTTCCGATTGCGCTGGCGCTGGGCATGGAACGCTTCGAGGCGCTGCTGGCCGGCGCCGCGGCGCTGGATGCGCATGCGCTGGAGGCGCCGCTGCGGCAGAACATCGCGGTGTGGCACGCCTTGACCGCCGTGTGGAATCGCAACGGGTTGCACGCAGCCACGCAAGCGGTCCTGCCGTATGACGACCGGCTGAAATTGCTGCCGAGCTATCTGCAGCAGTTGGTGATGGAAAGCCTGGGCAAACGGGTGCGGCTGGACGGCAGCGAGGTTGAGCTGGAGACCGTCCCGGTGTGGTGGGGCGGTGCCGGCACGGATACCCAGCACAGTTTCTTCCAGGCCCTGCATCAGGGCACCCAGATCGTGCCGGCCGACTTCATCGGCGTGCGCCAGGCCGACCACCCGCATGCGGCCAATCACGCCGCGCTGCTGGCCAACCTGCTGGCGCAGACCGAGGCGCTGGCCAACGGGCAGGACAGCGACGACCCGCATCGCCGCTATCCCGGCGGACGCCCCAGCACGTTGCTGCTGCTGGATGCCTTGACGCCGGAAACCCTGGGCATGTTGATCGCGCTGTACGAGCACAGCGTCTATCTGCAATCGGTGCTGTGGGGCATCAATGCGTTCGACCAGTTCG
- the panC gene encoding pantoate--beta-alanine ligase, producing the protein MIDVISDLARLRARVRDWRREGLTVGFVPTMGNLHAGHYSLVTLARKHADRVVSSVFVNPTQFGPSEDFTRYPRTPDADTSGLQAAGCDVLWLPEVEAMYPFGVGLAANVHVPGISSVLEGECRPGHFDGVCTVVTRLFNQVQPDVAAFGKKDFQQLAVIRQMVADLHFPLDILAGDIVRETDGLAMSSRNQYLAPQDRAVAPVIHKVLQAMRDATRAGMPRMQVEADAASALRGAGFVPDYAVLRRPDFGLPVDGEGGALVALIAAKLGRTRLIDNIEFELPG; encoded by the coding sequence ATGATCGATGTCATCAGCGATCTCGCGCGGCTTCGCGCCCGCGTCCGCGACTGGCGTCGCGAGGGGTTGACGGTGGGCTTCGTGCCGACCATGGGGAATCTTCACGCGGGCCATTATTCGCTGGTGACGCTGGCCCGGAAGCATGCCGACCGGGTGGTGTCCAGCGTGTTCGTCAACCCGACCCAGTTCGGCCCCAGCGAGGATTTTACCCGTTACCCGCGCACGCCGGATGCCGATACCAGCGGCCTGCAAGCGGCCGGGTGCGACGTGCTGTGGCTGCCCGAGGTAGAGGCGATGTACCCGTTCGGCGTGGGGCTGGCGGCCAACGTGCACGTGCCCGGGATCAGTTCGGTGCTGGAAGGCGAGTGCCGCCCGGGGCATTTCGATGGCGTGTGCACGGTGGTGACGCGCCTGTTCAACCAGGTGCAGCCCGACGTGGCCGCGTTCGGCAAAAAGGATTTCCAGCAGCTGGCGGTGATCCGCCAGATGGTGGCGGACCTGCATTTCCCGCTCGACATCCTGGCCGGGGACATCGTTCGCGAAACCGACGGGCTGGCGATGAGTTCGCGCAACCAATATCTGGCGCCGCAGGATCGTGCGGTTGCGCCTGTCATCCACAAGGTCCTGCAGGCGATGCGCGACGCGACGCGTGCCGGGATGCCGCGGATGCAGGTTGAAGCCGATGCGGCGTCCGCGCTGCGCGGCGCCGGGTTTGTTCCCGACTACGCCGTGCTGCGTCGTCCCGACTTCGGCCTGCCGGTGGACGGCGAGGGCGGGGCGCTGGTGGCGCTGATCGCGGCAAAACTGGGGCGCACGCGGTTGATCGATAATATTGAATTTGAATTGCCCGGGTGA
- the panB gene encoding 3-methyl-2-oxobutanoate hydroxymethyltransferase, translating into MSVHADQKPWTVPALAEAKRAGRRMAMLTAYDAGFARAIDDAGIDLVLVGDSLGMVVQGHGSTLPVTVADVAYHTAAVARGLRRALLLADLPFQSDATPARALDASVMLLQAGAQMVKLEGAGHKLEVIRFLAQRDIPVCAHLGLTPQSVLALGGFKVQGREEAAAARLLADAQAVAEAGASLLVLECVPTPLARKITANVDIPTIGIGAGPHCDGQVLVLHDLLGLDSGHRRPKFVKDFLAEGGSVAGAVRAFAEAVRSGAFPSAEHSYA; encoded by the coding sequence ATGAGCGTACATGCCGATCAAAAGCCATGGACCGTGCCGGCGTTGGCCGAAGCCAAGCGCGCCGGACGCCGGATGGCGATGTTGACGGCCTACGATGCCGGCTTTGCGCGCGCGATCGACGATGCCGGGATTGACCTGGTGCTGGTGGGGGATTCGCTGGGCATGGTGGTGCAGGGGCATGGGTCCACCCTGCCGGTGACAGTGGCCGACGTGGCCTACCACACCGCTGCCGTGGCGCGCGGCCTGCGCCGGGCGTTGCTGCTGGCCGACCTGCCGTTCCAGTCGGATGCCACGCCGGCGCGCGCGCTGGATGCCTCGGTGATGCTGCTGCAGGCCGGCGCGCAGATGGTGAAGTTGGAGGGCGCCGGTCACAAGCTGGAGGTGATCCGGTTCCTGGCGCAGCGCGACATCCCGGTGTGCGCGCATCTGGGGCTGACCCCGCAGTCGGTGCTGGCACTGGGCGGGTTCAAGGTGCAGGGGCGCGAAGAGGCTGCTGCTGCGCGCCTGCTGGCGGATGCGCAAGCGGTGGCGGAGGCCGGCGCCAGCCTGTTGGTACTGGAATGCGTGCCCACGCCACTGGCGCGGAAAATCACCGCCAACGTGGACATTCCCACCATCGGGATCGGCGCAGGCCCGCATTGCGATGGGCAGGTGTTGGTGCTGCACGACCTGCTGGGCCTGGACAGCGGTCATCGCCGGCCGAAGTTCGTCAAGGATTTCCTGGCCGAAGGCGGCTCGGTCGCGGGCGCAGTCCGCGCCTTTGCCGAAGCCGTTCGCAGCGGCGCGTTCCCATCTGCAGAGCATAGCTACGCATGA
- the panD gene encoding aspartate 1-decarboxylase, with product MQLTMLKGKIHRATVTHAELHYEGSCAIDGRLLDISGIREYEQIHIYDVTSGERYSTYAIRGEEGSGVISVNGAAAHKSKVGDLVIICAYVQCEAAEAAAHKPTCVYVDRDNRLTHTNHSMPQQAA from the coding sequence ATGCAACTGACCATGCTCAAGGGCAAGATCCATCGCGCCACCGTCACCCATGCCGAGCTGCATTACGAAGGCTCCTGCGCGATCGATGGCCGCTTGCTGGATATTTCCGGCATCCGCGAATACGAGCAGATCCACATCTACGATGTCACCAGCGGCGAACGCTATTCGACCTACGCGATCCGTGGCGAGGAAGGCAGCGGGGTGATTTCGGTCAACGGTGCGGCTGCGCACAAATCCAAAGTGGGCGATCTGGTCATCATCTGCGCCTACGTGCAGTGCGAAGCGGCCGAAGCGGCCGCGCACAAGCCGACCTGCGTGTATGTGGATCGCGACAATCGGCTGACCCACACCAATCACTCGATGCCCCAGCAGGCGGCGTGA